The proteins below are encoded in one region of Carboxydocella sporoproducens DSM 16521:
- a CDS encoding alanine/glycine:cation symporter family protein has translation MAQLVDLLNSYVWSKALIYLCLGAGIYFSLRMRFFQVRHIKDMVKLLLGGGSSEQGVSSFQAFALSVSGRVGTGNIAGVATAIAYGGPGAVFWMWAIAFLGAGSAFVESALAQIYKVEKDGQYRGGPAYYIEKGLGMKWYAVTFAVATVLAMGFLLPGVQSNSIAASIQNAFGVSPAITGAGVVALLGLIIFGGVKRISRAAELIVPFMAIGYILMALIFMVVNITEVPHVFALIFKNAFGLDPMFGGILGLAVSWGVKRGIYSNEAGQGTGPQAAAAAEVSHPAKQGFVQAFSVYVDTLLVCSATAFMILITGKYNVINPAGGFIVENLPGVDIGPAYTQKAVETLFPSIGAGFVAVALFFFAFTTLMAYYYIAETNIAYLFKNNSKIAINLLRFALLGSTYYGAVKTATVAWGLGDLGVGIMAWLNVIAILILQKPALLALKDYEEQKALGLDPVFDPVKLGIKNADFWLTYKQRQQGQNKGTMAAK, from the coding sequence ATGGCACAACTAGTCGACTTGCTCAACAGCTATGTCTGGAGCAAAGCCCTCATCTACCTCTGCCTGGGAGCAGGCATCTATTTCTCCCTGCGCATGCGCTTCTTCCAGGTCCGTCACATCAAGGACATGGTGAAATTGCTCCTTGGTGGTGGCAGCTCCGAACAAGGGGTATCTTCTTTCCAGGCCTTTGCTCTCTCCGTTTCTGGCCGGGTTGGTACCGGCAATATCGCCGGGGTTGCTACCGCCATCGCTTATGGTGGGCCTGGTGCAGTTTTCTGGATGTGGGCCATCGCCTTCCTGGGTGCCGGCTCGGCTTTCGTGGAATCAGCTCTGGCCCAGATTTATAAAGTAGAGAAAGATGGCCAATACCGGGGCGGTCCTGCCTACTACATCGAAAAAGGACTGGGTATGAAATGGTATGCTGTCACCTTTGCAGTAGCTACCGTGCTGGCTATGGGCTTCCTGTTGCCCGGTGTCCAGTCCAACAGTATTGCTGCCAGTATCCAGAACGCTTTTGGCGTCAGCCCGGCCATTACCGGTGCTGGTGTAGTGGCATTGCTGGGCCTGATTATCTTCGGTGGAGTCAAACGTATCAGCCGTGCCGCTGAATTGATTGTTCCTTTTATGGCAATCGGATATATATTAATGGCACTCATATTTATGGTTGTTAATATCACTGAAGTTCCCCATGTTTTTGCGCTGATTTTCAAAAATGCCTTCGGACTGGATCCCATGTTTGGCGGTATCCTGGGTTTGGCTGTTTCCTGGGGGGTAAAACGGGGTATCTACTCCAACGAAGCCGGTCAGGGTACTGGTCCCCAGGCAGCCGCTGCTGCTGAAGTTTCCCACCCGGCCAAACAGGGCTTTGTTCAGGCCTTCTCCGTATATGTGGATACTTTACTGGTCTGTTCTGCTACTGCTTTTATGATCTTGATTACCGGTAAATACAATGTCATCAATCCTGCCGGCGGCTTTATTGTCGAAAATCTGCCCGGAGTGGATATCGGTCCTGCTTATACCCAGAAAGCTGTGGAAACCCTCTTCCCCTCCATTGGTGCAGGTTTCGTAGCAGTTGCCCTGTTCTTCTTTGCTTTCACCACCTTGATGGCGTACTACTATATCGCTGAGACCAATATCGCCTATCTGTTTAAAAACAATAGCAAAATCGCTATAAACTTGCTGCGTTTCGCCCTGCTGGGCTCCACTTATTACGGTGCGGTCAAGACCGCTACCGTAGCCTGGGGCCTGGGTGATCTGGGCGTAGGTATCATGGCCTGGTTGAATGTCATCGCCATCCTGATCCTGCAAAAACCGGCACTGCTGGCATTGAAGGATTATGAAGAGCAAAAAGCTCTGGGCCTGGATCCGGTTTTCGATCCGGTCAAACTGGGCATCAAGAATGCCGATTTCTGGCTCACCTATAAACAGCGGCAACAGGGTCAAAACAAAGGTACAATGGCTGCCAAGTAG
- a CDS encoding 2Fe-2S iron-sulfur cluster-binding protein — translation MNKVTLTINGQKVTVPAEYTVLEAARELGINIPTLCYDPRLSKPGACRLCVVEVKGARNLPASCVTPVAEGMEVETHSPAVMEARKTILELLLANHPNDCLTCEASGACLLQQYAYEYGVRDPGFGGERHAYPLDDSNPYIQRDLNKCILCGKCVRICAEIRGQHAIHFAYRGFSTKIAPALDTDLAFSNCIYCNNCVSVCPVGALVDKRTAGLGRTWELEREEKTCTFCEAGCQFFLLKKQGQVVGVAAGQAAPGRPLCLKGRLGMDLRYNPKAQPPYLRNEDGSFRLAPWAEALGLTEILANLQKEGGER, via the coding sequence GTGAATAAAGTGACTTTGACTATCAATGGTCAAAAAGTGACGGTTCCCGCCGAATATACGGTTCTGGAGGCAGCCCGGGAGCTGGGCATCAACATTCCCACCCTCTGTTACGATCCCCGCCTCTCCAAACCCGGGGCCTGCCGGCTCTGTGTGGTGGAGGTGAAAGGGGCCCGCAATCTACCGGCTTCCTGTGTCACGCCGGTGGCAGAGGGAATGGAAGTGGAAACCCATTCCCCGGCGGTAATGGAGGCCCGGAAAACCATCCTGGAGTTATTGCTGGCCAACCACCCCAATGATTGCCTCACCTGTGAGGCCAGCGGAGCCTGTTTGCTCCAGCAGTATGCCTATGAATACGGAGTACGGGACCCAGGTTTTGGCGGCGAACGCCATGCCTATCCCCTGGATGATAGCAACCCTTACATCCAGCGGGATTTGAATAAATGCATTCTCTGTGGCAAATGTGTCCGCATCTGTGCCGAGATCCGCGGTCAGCATGCAATTCACTTTGCCTACCGGGGCTTTAGTACCAAAATCGCCCCGGCCCTGGATACTGATCTGGCTTTCTCCAACTGCATCTACTGCAATAACTGCGTTTCCGTCTGTCCGGTAGGGGCCCTGGTGGATAAGCGCACTGCTGGTCTGGGCCGTACCTGGGAACTGGAGCGGGAGGAAAAAACCTGTACTTTCTGTGAAGCGGGTTGTCAGTTCTTCCTGCTCAAAAAGCAGGGGCAGGTGGTTGGTGTTGCTGCCGGGCAGGCAGCACCGGGACGCCCCCTGTGCCTGAAAGGGCGCCTGGGCATGGATTTGCGCTACAATCCCAAGGCGCAGCCGCCTTACTTGCGCAATGAAGATGGCAGTTTCCGCCTGGCACCCTGGGCAGAGGCTCTGGGCCTGACCGAAATCCTGGCTAACCTCCAGAAAGAGGGGGGAGAGAGATGA
- the nuoF gene encoding NADH-quinone oxidoreductase subunit NuoF, translating into MRVAQLQKVERILICGGTGCMSSGSVKVMDALKAELAARQLGQIEVVMTGCHGFCEQGPLVIMEPQGVFYRRVQVEDISELVQSHIIEGNILERLLYQDPGNQQRAITYRDVPFYAKQQREVLHNCGHIDPENIQEYIAAGGYQALEKVLREYTPQQVIEDVKKSGLRGRGGGGFPTGLKWEFTSKAPGEKKYVVCNADEGDPGAFMDRSVLEGDPHAVLEGMLICGYAIGADEGYIYVRAEYPLAIKRLKVAIAQAEAAGYLGDNILGSNFSFRIKIKAGAGAFVCGEETALLNSIEGERGMPRPRPPFPAVKGLWGKPTNINNVETFANVPLIFRKGADWYAAIGTEKSKGTKVFAMTGKVNNTGLVEVPMGITMRQIIFDIGGGIRDGKKFKAVQIGGPSGGCLPESLLDLPIDYDSLIAAGAMMGSGGLVIMDETTCMVDLARFFLNFTQKESCGKCTPCREGTKRMLEILQRICAGEGREGDIETLERLARVIKSTSLCGLGQTAPNPVLSTLRYFRDEYEAHIREKRCPAGVCSNLLTYYIDAEKCIGCGLCKKNCPVGAISGNTKEAHVIDPAKCIKCGVCMSKCKFGAVGRK; encoded by the coding sequence ATGAGGGTGGCACAGTTGCAAAAAGTAGAGAGAATTTTAATCTGTGGCGGTACCGGCTGTATGTCTTCCGGTTCGGTCAAGGTTATGGATGCCCTGAAGGCAGAACTGGCAGCCCGGCAACTGGGACAAATTGAAGTGGTTATGACCGGTTGTCATGGTTTTTGTGAGCAGGGGCCGCTGGTGATCATGGAACCCCAGGGGGTGTTCTACCGCCGGGTACAGGTGGAGGATATTTCTGAATTAGTGCAATCTCACATCATTGAAGGAAATATCCTGGAACGCCTGCTTTATCAGGATCCTGGCAATCAGCAAAGAGCGATTACCTATCGGGATGTGCCCTTTTATGCCAAACAGCAGCGGGAAGTTCTACATAATTGCGGCCATATCGATCCGGAAAACATTCAGGAATATATTGCTGCCGGCGGCTACCAGGCTCTGGAAAAAGTGTTGCGGGAGTATACACCCCAGCAGGTAATCGAGGATGTGAAAAAATCCGGCCTGCGGGGCCGGGGGGGTGGCGGCTTCCCCACCGGTTTGAAATGGGAATTTACCAGCAAAGCGCCCGGTGAGAAAAAATATGTTGTCTGTAATGCCGATGAAGGGGACCCGGGGGCATTCATGGACCGTTCCGTTCTGGAAGGGGATCCCCATGCTGTTCTGGAAGGGATGTTGATTTGCGGCTATGCCATTGGGGCCGATGAAGGCTATATCTATGTGCGGGCCGAATATCCGCTGGCTATCAAGCGGCTGAAAGTAGCCATCGCCCAGGCGGAAGCGGCCGGTTATCTGGGTGACAATATCCTGGGCAGCAATTTTAGTTTCCGCATTAAAATCAAGGCTGGTGCCGGTGCTTTTGTCTGTGGTGAGGAAACGGCCCTGCTCAACTCTATTGAAGGGGAACGGGGTATGCCCCGGCCCAGACCGCCATTCCCGGCTGTCAAAGGGCTATGGGGTAAGCCGACTAATATTAACAACGTAGAGACTTTTGCCAATGTACCTCTTATCTTCCGCAAAGGGGCAGACTGGTATGCTGCTATCGGGACGGAGAAAAGTAAGGGTACCAAAGTCTTCGCTATGACCGGTAAAGTGAACAATACCGGTCTGGTGGAAGTGCCCATGGGTATTACCATGCGGCAGATCATCTTTGATATCGGCGGTGGTATCCGGGATGGCAAGAAATTCAAGGCCGTTCAGATCGGCGGTCCTTCCGGTGGCTGTCTGCCTGAATCTCTGCTGGACTTGCCTATTGATTATGATTCCCTGATCGCCGCCGGGGCGATGATGGGTTCCGGCGGTCTGGTGATAATGGATGAAACTACCTGTATGGTGGACCTGGCACGCTTTTTCCTCAATTTCACCCAGAAGGAGTCCTGCGGCAAGTGTACCCCCTGCCGGGAAGGGACCAAGCGCATGCTGGAGATTCTGCAGCGGATTTGTGCCGGGGAAGGCCGGGAAGGGGATATCGAAACTCTGGAACGGCTGGCCAGGGTGATTAAGTCCACTTCCCTTTGCGGCCTGGGACAGACGGCTCCCAACCCGGTACTGTCCACTCTGCGCTATTTCAGGGATGAATACGAAGCCCATATCCGGGAAAAACGCTGCCCGGCCGGAGTCTGCAGCAATCTGCTCACCTACTATATCGATGCCGAAAAATGTATAGGTTGCGGGTTGTGTAAAAAGAACTGTCCGGTGGGGGCTATCAGCGGCAATACCAAGGAAGCCCATGTTATCGATCCCGCCAAGTGTATCAAGTGCGGTGTCTGCATGAGCAAATGTAAATTCGGCGCTGTCGGGCGCAAGTAG
- the fdhF gene encoding formate dehydrogenase subunit alpha, which translates to MSTVTLTIDGRQVTVPKGTTVLEAAQAAGLDIPTFCHDPELTRPGACRICVVEIEGMRNLPASCVTEATDGMVVHTESQQVREARQTILELLLANHPEDCMTCHKTGNCKLAEYAYRYGVRQPSFQGERHDFPIDESSPVILRDNNKCILCGKCVRVCAEIQGRSVLDFAYRGFNTKITPALDTGMGESVCIGCGSCVAVCPVGALVEKQMVGQGRPWEMKKVRTICPYCGTGCTIQLNVRDGKVVGVTTDESGEVNGKHLCIKGRFGYDFIHSPERLTTPLIRKNGELVPASWDEALDLVTSKLKEIKERDGGQALAFLASARCTNEENYLLNKLARAAFGTNNIDHCARLUHSSTVAGLAMAFGSGAMTNSIGEIKDCEVLLVIGSNTTEAHPIIGVEMQKAVRRGATLFVVDPRRTEIAALAKEHLQIKPGANIPLLNALAYTIIEEGLWNKEFVKERTEGFEEWAASLTNFKPELVENYVGVPAETIRQVARAYARAEKAAIFYTMGVTQHTSGTANVLAIANLALLCGHLGKPSSGVNPLRGQNNVQGACDMGGLPNVLPGYQSVTDEQVRLKFQQAWEVDYLPATPGLTVGEMLEAAHAGSIKGMFILGENPMLSDPDIKHVEEALKHLEFLVVQDIFLTETARLAHVVLPGASFAEKDGTFTNSERRVQRVRKAIEPIGGARADWQVLAEIGRRLGLKMDYSHPAEVMAEIARVTPSYGGISYERLEQGGLQWPCPSPDHPGTPILHVGKFSRGLGKFHAVDFTPPAELPDEEYPLVLNTGRRRTHYHTGTMTRRSRGLAEFMPADYLEIHPQDACRLGIVDGDLVKVVSRRGAITIKAKVTEMVRPGTVFTSFHFAESAANLLTNTARDPIAKIPELKVAAVRVEKIG; encoded by the coding sequence ATGAGCACTGTTACTTTGACTATAGACGGCCGGCAGGTGACTGTACCCAAAGGCACTACCGTGCTGGAAGCAGCCCAGGCTGCCGGTCTAGACATTCCTACCTTTTGCCATGATCCGGAATTAACCCGGCCCGGCGCTTGCCGCATATGTGTGGTGGAAATCGAGGGTATGCGCAATCTGCCTGCCTCCTGTGTTACTGAAGCGACTGATGGGATGGTGGTCCATACCGAAAGCCAGCAGGTGCGGGAAGCCCGGCAAACCATCCTGGAATTGCTGCTGGCCAACCACCCGGAAGATTGCATGACCTGTCATAAAACCGGCAACTGCAAGCTGGCGGAATATGCTTACCGCTATGGTGTACGCCAGCCCTCCTTCCAGGGGGAAAGGCATGATTTTCCCATTGATGAGAGCAGCCCCGTTATCCTGCGGGATAATAACAAATGCATCCTCTGCGGCAAATGTGTGCGGGTTTGTGCAGAAATCCAGGGGCGGAGTGTCCTGGATTTCGCCTACCGGGGTTTCAATACCAAAATCACCCCGGCTCTGGATACCGGCATGGGCGAGTCCGTCTGTATCGGCTGCGGCAGCTGTGTCGCTGTCTGTCCGGTAGGGGCGCTGGTGGAAAAGCAGATGGTAGGCCAGGGCCGGCCCTGGGAGATGAAAAAGGTTCGCACCATCTGCCCCTATTGTGGCACCGGCTGTACCATTCAGCTGAATGTCAGGGATGGCAAGGTAGTTGGGGTTACTACAGATGAAAGCGGGGAAGTCAATGGCAAACACCTCTGCATCAAAGGCCGCTTTGGCTATGATTTCATCCATAGCCCGGAGCGTTTGACCACTCCTCTGATTCGCAAAAACGGTGAACTGGTACCGGCCAGCTGGGATGAGGCTCTGGACCTGGTCACCAGTAAACTGAAGGAAATCAAGGAGCGGGACGGCGGGCAAGCATTGGCTTTTCTGGCTTCGGCTCGCTGCACCAATGAGGAAAATTATCTTCTCAACAAACTGGCCCGGGCTGCCTTTGGCACCAATAATATCGATCATTGCGCCCGCCTTTGACACTCCTCTACTGTCGCCGGTCTGGCGATGGCATTTGGCAGCGGGGCAATGACCAACTCCATTGGTGAAATCAAGGACTGTGAAGTTTTACTGGTAATCGGTTCTAATACCACTGAAGCCCATCCCATCATCGGGGTGGAAATGCAAAAAGCAGTCCGCCGGGGAGCCACTCTCTTTGTGGTCGACCCGCGGCGCACGGAAATTGCTGCTCTGGCTAAAGAGCATCTGCAAATTAAACCAGGGGCCAATATCCCGCTTCTCAACGCCCTGGCCTACACTATCATTGAGGAAGGCCTCTGGAATAAGGAATTTGTTAAGGAGCGGACAGAAGGCTTTGAGGAATGGGCAGCCAGCCTGACCAACTTCAAACCGGAACTGGTGGAAAACTATGTCGGGGTGCCGGCAGAGACCATTAGGCAGGTGGCGCGGGCCTATGCCCGGGCGGAAAAAGCCGCTATTTTCTATACTATGGGCGTGACCCAGCATACTTCCGGAACTGCCAATGTCCTGGCGATTGCTAACCTGGCTCTGCTCTGTGGCCATCTGGGCAAACCCAGCTCCGGGGTCAATCCCTTACGGGGTCAGAACAACGTCCAGGGAGCCTGCGATATGGGCGGCTTACCCAATGTCCTGCCCGGCTACCAGAGTGTAACAGATGAACAGGTCCGCCTCAAATTCCAGCAAGCCTGGGAAGTGGATTATCTGCCTGCCACCCCTGGTTTGACGGTGGGAGAAATGCTGGAAGCTGCTCATGCCGGGTCCATCAAAGGCATGTTCATTCTGGGTGAGAACCCCATGTTAAGCGACCCGGATATCAAGCATGTGGAAGAAGCTCTCAAGCACCTGGAATTCCTGGTGGTCCAGGATATCTTCCTGACGGAAACAGCCCGTCTGGCCCATGTAGTGCTGCCGGGCGCCAGCTTTGCTGAAAAGGATGGCACCTTTACCAATAGCGAGCGGCGGGTGCAGCGGGTGCGGAAAGCCATTGAGCCCATTGGAGGGGCCCGGGCTGACTGGCAGGTGCTGGCGGAAATCGGCCGCCGCCTGGGGCTGAAAATGGACTACAGCCATCCGGCAGAGGTCATGGCTGAAATCGCCAGGGTTACACCTTCTTATGGTGGCATCAGCTACGAGCGGCTGGAACAGGGTGGCTTGCAGTGGCCCTGCCCCAGCCCTGACCACCCCGGTACGCCGATTCTGCATGTGGGCAAATTCAGCCGGGGGCTGGGCAAGTTCCATGCCGTGGATTTTACACCACCGGCAGAGCTGCCTGATGAGGAATATCCCCTGGTACTCAATACCGGGCGGCGCCGTACCCACTACCATACTGGTACCATGACCAGGCGTTCCCGGGGCCTGGCGGAATTTATGCCTGCTGATTATCTGGAGATTCATCCTCAGGATGCTTGCCGTCTGGGCATTGTTGATGGGGACCTGGTGAAGGTGGTGTCGCGCCGGGGGGCCATCACCATCAAGGCCAAAGTGACGGAGATGGTACGGCCTGGCACAGTCTTTACTTCTTTCCATTTTGCCGAAAGTGCAGCTAACCTGCTGACCAATACCGCTCGTGATCCCATTGCCAAAATTCCGGAATTGAAAGTAGCGGCGGTTCGCGTGGAGAAAATAGGGTAA
- a CDS encoding 5-formyltetrahydrofolate cyclo-ligase gives MKKELRRQVLAARQNLTPEEVGEKSRQIIAALLDLPEIKAAETVMAYMDFRQEVETGPLLQELLRLGKRVVLPVTDVENKVLLLYQIQDLERDIEPGVWGIRQPKTILPRLVPTELDVVIVPGVAFDYRGYRLGYGGGFYDRFLPQTRPDCRWLAPIFELQLVPDVHPEAHDCRMHRLVTEERTLNFI, from the coding sequence ATGAAAAAGGAACTACGCCGGCAGGTCCTGGCTGCCCGCCAGAACCTCACGCCGGAGGAGGTAGGGGAGAAAAGCCGGCAGATTATCGCTGCCCTGCTGGACTTGCCGGAAATCAAGGCTGCTGAGACGGTAATGGCCTATATGGATTTCCGCCAGGAAGTGGAGACCGGGCCCTTGTTGCAGGAGTTGCTGCGGCTGGGAAAACGAGTAGTATTGCCGGTGACGGATGTCGAGAATAAAGTCCTTTTGTTGTATCAAATCCAGGATCTGGAGCGGGATATTGAGCCAGGGGTTTGGGGGATCCGGCAGCCGAAGACCATTTTACCCCGTCTGGTACCGACTGAATTGGATGTGGTAATTGTCCCGGGAGTTGCCTTTGATTATCGGGGCTACCGGCTGGGTTATGGTGGCGGTTTTTATGACCGGTTTTTGCCTCAAACCAGGCCGGATTGCCGCTGGCTGGCTCCCATCTTTGAGTTACAACTGGTGCCTGATGTCCATCCCGAAGCCCATGATTGCCGGATGCACCGGCTGGTGACTGAGGAGAGGACTTTAAATTTCATCTGA
- the nuoE gene encoding NADH-quinone oxidoreductase subunit NuoE, translating to MTCCQCGQTPRDPKQEQLEQVLAHYAGQKGALIPVLQEAQEIYGYLPPEVLRRISEALNIPFAKVYGVVTFYAQFHLKPRGRNIIRVCLGTACHVRGGAKIFETIQNELNIKDGETTEDLRFTLESVACIGACGLAPVIMVNDDTHGRLTPDRVKEILAQYE from the coding sequence ATGACGTGTTGTCAATGCGGGCAAACGCCCAGGGATCCCAAACAGGAACAGTTAGAACAGGTACTGGCCCATTATGCTGGCCAGAAGGGGGCACTGATTCCGGTGCTGCAGGAAGCCCAGGAAATCTATGGCTACCTGCCGCCGGAAGTATTGCGGCGCATTTCGGAAGCGCTGAATATTCCCTTTGCCAAAGTTTATGGTGTGGTCACATTCTATGCCCAGTTTCATCTGAAGCCCCGGGGCCGCAATATTATTCGGGTCTGTCTGGGGACGGCCTGTCACGTGCGGGGTGGGGCCAAGATTTTTGAAACCATCCAGAATGAACTCAATATTAAGGATGGGGAGACCACCGAAGATTTGCGCTTTACTTTAGAATCAGTAGCCTGTATCGGAGCCTGTGGGCTGGCACCGGTGATCATGGTCAACGATGATACCCATGGTCGCCTGACACCGGACAGGGTCAAGGAAATCCTGGCCCAGTATGAATAA
- a CDS encoding formate dehydrogenase subunit gamma, with amino-acid sequence MAATKSAYQRWDIHQRLQHIGVFSSFTLCAITGLSIKFNHAPWARSIVDFFGGFETMFKWHLFGGLILTLACIYHLVWMAVKTWKGELGWAVMPTLKDFTDLADHLKYQLGLSEQPARFDRYSYKEKFDYWAVFWGMFIIGGSGFVMWFPEWGASFLPRWLIDCWRVGHSDEAVLAVLVIFTWHFYNVHFNPDFFPGNTLWFSGLMDEQVMEHEHPLELERIRQEVNRHGSI; translated from the coding sequence ATGGCAGCCACTAAATCCGCCTACCAGCGCTGGGATATACACCAGCGTCTGCAACATATCGGTGTCTTCAGCAGCTTTACTCTCTGCGCCATTACCGGCCTTTCGATCAAATTCAACCACGCCCCCTGGGCCCGTAGCATAGTCGATTTCTTCGGTGGCTTTGAGACCATGTTCAAGTGGCATCTCTTCGGTGGACTGATCCTGACCCTGGCCTGTATCTACCACCTGGTCTGGATGGCCGTCAAAACCTGGAAAGGGGAGCTGGGCTGGGCTGTAATGCCAACTCTCAAGGATTTTACCGACCTGGCTGACCACCTGAAATATCAGTTAGGTCTTTCTGAGCAACCGGCCAGGTTTGACCGCTATTCTTACAAAGAAAAATTCGACTACTGGGCAGTTTTCTGGGGGATGTTTATCATCGGCGGTTCCGGATTTGTCATGTGGTTTCCCGAATGGGGGGCCTCTTTCCTCCCCCGCTGGCTCATTGATTGCTGGCGGGTTGGCCACAGTGATGAAGCAGTCCTGGCCGTCCTGGTCATCTTCACCTGGCACTTTTACAATGTCCACTTCAACCCGGACTTCTTCCCTGGCAATACCCTCTGGTTCAGTGGCCTGATGGATGAACAGGTAATGGAACATGAACATCCATTGGAGCTGGAACGCATTCGCCAGGAGGTGAACCGCCATGGCAGTATTTAA
- a CDS encoding NAD(+) synthase — translation MHTFGFVRVGAAVPRLKVADIDYNLQQIIQLIQAADQNNLAVLAFPELCLTGYTCGDLFLQGLLQDKARQALLALAQATRTNEVVVVVGLPLVIKHRLFNCAAVLQRGEILGIVPKIYLANQKEFYEKRWFSSGQELIRELSNVELTPGYPVPFGQLLFHSPQLGYTLGVEICEDLWAVIPPSSFLAVQGANLLINLSASNELVAKADYRRELIQQQSARCLAGYLYVSAGVHESTTDTVFGGDCLLAENGVILTSSPRFQRENLLLWSEIDVERLNLERLANKTFADSCQLVTPPVPARQVEIQYYRDYDYTSQPLRRHISPHPFIPQDSGARDRRCQEIFQIQVAGLAKRLEHTGAKTAVLGISGGLDSTLALLVTCQAFDLLGYPREQVLAVTMPGFGTTDITYTNALQLMQALAVTCKEIDIKPACLQHFQDIGHDPARHDITYENVQARERTQILMDLANQHGGLVVGTGDLSELALGWATYNGDHMSHYAVNAGVPKTLVKYLVEWVAEHAADPATAACLHRILATPISPELLPPDASGNIQQKTEDIVGPYELHDFFLYYLVRFNLPPRKIAFLADQAFTGRYAGDEIRKWLKVFYRRFFSQQFKRSCLPDGPKVGSVSLSPRADWRMPSDAQVNLWLKELENF, via the coding sequence ATGCATACCTTTGGCTTTGTCCGAGTCGGGGCAGCTGTGCCCCGTTTGAAAGTGGCTGACATCGATTATAACCTGCAGCAAATAATTCAGTTAATCCAGGCGGCCGATCAGAATAACCTGGCCGTGCTGGCTTTTCCGGAGCTGTGTCTTACCGGTTATACCTGTGGCGATCTTTTCCTGCAGGGCCTGTTGCAGGATAAAGCCAGACAAGCCCTCTTGGCTCTGGCCCAGGCTACCAGGACCAACGAGGTAGTGGTTGTAGTTGGTTTGCCTCTAGTCATCAAGCACCGCCTGTTCAATTGTGCCGCTGTCCTGCAACGGGGTGAGATCCTGGGGATTGTCCCCAAGATCTATCTGGCCAATCAGAAGGAATTTTATGAGAAACGCTGGTTTTCTTCCGGTCAGGAGTTAATTCGGGAACTGTCCAATGTAGAACTAACGCCAGGATACCCTGTTCCTTTTGGACAGCTTTTATTTCACTCTCCCCAGCTAGGCTATACTCTGGGTGTGGAAATTTGCGAAGACCTCTGGGCCGTTATCCCGCCCAGTTCATTTCTGGCCGTTCAGGGGGCCAATTTACTCATCAATCTCTCAGCCAGCAATGAACTGGTAGCCAAAGCCGATTATCGCCGGGAACTCATCCAGCAGCAAAGTGCCCGCTGCCTGGCCGGTTATCTCTACGTTTCTGCCGGCGTACACGAGTCCACCACTGACACTGTTTTCGGCGGTGATTGTCTGCTCGCGGAAAATGGTGTAATCCTGACCTCCTCTCCCCGCTTCCAGCGGGAAAACCTGTTACTGTGGTCAGAAATCGATGTGGAACGCCTGAATCTGGAGCGGCTGGCCAATAAAACCTTTGCTGACAGCTGTCAACTGGTGACTCCGCCGGTACCAGCCCGCCAGGTAGAAATTCAGTATTACCGGGATTATGATTATACCAGTCAACCCTTACGGCGCCATATCTCTCCTCATCCCTTCATTCCCCAGGATAGCGGCGCCAGGGACCGGCGCTGTCAGGAGATTTTCCAAATTCAAGTGGCTGGTTTGGCCAAGCGCCTGGAGCATACCGGCGCCAAAACCGCTGTCCTTGGTATCTCCGGTGGCCTTGATTCCACCCTGGCTCTGCTGGTTACCTGCCAGGCCTTTGATTTGCTGGGTTATCCCCGCGAACAAGTCCTGGCGGTCACTATGCCCGGTTTTGGCACTACCGATATTACCTATACCAATGCCCTGCAGCTAATGCAGGCTCTGGCGGTAACCTGTAAGGAAATCGATATTAAACCCGCTTGTTTACAGCACTTTCAGGATATCGGGCACGATCCAGCCCGGCATGATATTACCTATGAAAATGTTCAGGCGCGCGAACGCACTCAGATCCTGATGGATTTAGCTAATCAGCACGGAGGGCTGGTAGTCGGGACAGGGGATTTGTCAGAACTGGCTCTGGGCTGGGCTACCTATAACGGGGACCATATGAGTCATTATGCTGTCAATGCCGGGGTGCCCAAGACCCTGGTCAAATACCTGGTGGAATGGGTGGCCGAACATGCTGCCGACCCCGCCACCGCCGCCTGTTTACATCGCATTCTGGCCACTCCCATCAGTCCGGAGCTACTGCCTCCTGATGCCAGTGGCAATATCCAGCAAAAAACAGAAGACATCGTCGGACCCTATGAACTCCATGATTTTTTCCTTTACTATCTAGTTCGTTTTAATCTGCCGCCACGGAAAATCGCTTTCCTGGCTGATCAGGCTTTTACTGGTAGGTATGCTGGAGATGAAATCCGCAAGTGGCTAAAAGTCTTTTATCGCCGTTTTTTCAGTCAGCAATTTAAGCGCTCTTGTTTGCCTGATGGACCCAAGGTGGGTTCGGTCTCCCTCTCCCCCCGGGCCGACTGGCGTATGCCCAGTGACGCCCAGGTTAACTTATGGTTGAAGGAACTGGAAAATTTTTAA